A genomic window from Silene latifolia isolate original U9 population chromosome Y, ASM4854445v1, whole genome shotgun sequence includes:
- the LOC141634029 gene encoding CBS domain-containing protein CBSX1, chloroplastic-like → MDSKLLIVAETPFLSPLRDVVSRRQLPYFQPQLCPNYPSVSRTFRLSSNGNLRCFSAASAAVNSTFNGHSSPSKNGVYTVGDFMTTRENLAVVKPTTTVDEALEILVEKRITGFPVIDDDWKLVGLVSDYDLLALDTISGTGLGEASMFPEVDSSWKVFNELQKLLSKTNGKLVADVMTQAPLVVRQTTNLDDTARLLLETKYRRLPVVDADGKLVGIITRGNCIRAALQIKRASEKEAQ, encoded by the exons ATGGACTCAAAGCTACTTATAGTGGCGGAAACACCTTTCCTCTCTCCTCTACGCGACGTCGTTTCACGCCGTCAGCTTCCCTACTTTCAGCCTCAATTATGCCCAAATTACCCCTCTGTTTCTAGAACCTTCCGCTTGTCCTCTAACGGTAACTTACGTTGCTTCTCCGCCGCCTCTGCCGCTGTTAATAGTACCTTCAATGGTCACTCTTCTCcg TCTAAAAATGGGGTATATACTGTTGGCGACTTTATGACAACAAGGGAAAATTTAGCAGTGGTAAAACCTACAACTACTGTAGATGAAG CTTTGGAGATTCTCGTGGAGAAAAGGATAACTGGGTTTCCCGTGATTGATGATGATTGGAAGCTG GTTGGTCTAGTTTCAGATTATGATCTGTTAGCTTTGGACACTATATCAG GTACCGGTCTTGGGGAGGCAAGCATGTTTCCAGAAGTTGACAGCTCTTGGAAA GTTTTCAATGAGCTTCAGAAGTTGCTTAGCAAAACAAATGGTAAATTGGTTGCTGATGTTATGACTCAAGCGCCTCTTGTTGTCCGTCAGACAACTAATCTTGATGATACGGCCAG ATTGCTACTTGAGACGAAATATCGCAGACTTCCAGTTGTCGATGCTGACGGGAAACTG GTGGGAATCATCACTAGAGGAAATTGCATTAGAGCTGCTCTCCAAATAAAACGTGCCAGTGAGAAGGAAGCTCAATGA